The following coding sequences are from one Candidatus Baltobacteraceae bacterium window:
- a CDS encoding amino acid permease yields the protein MSLASKLFATTNIEKLRAIADQRILRRALTAKDLVAIGLGTMIGGGIFTTIGPGIKLAGPAIIISYLLAGIASFFAALCYAELGAMVPIAGSAYTYAYATLGQLVAWIIGFSLLFEYGVSAAPVAQQFSGAIQSALQGFGVALPTWAQTSHLVVHGPWWNPMGWDLLHSQYDIVGAVFVILLSLLLSIGIRETATTNNVFVVLKIGALIVFVAFGITIFHPQNLHPFITQGWGKLTPFSGGNGVGIIPGAALVFFSYIGFDTATTTAEECKNPKRDVPMGVIGALLIGTVIYCAVAIVLVGDVPWKQVDQNAALQAAIAPLHNWFANWAITLGVIAGTTSVALSSLLGQTRIFYVMARDRMLPPFVAKIHPRFKTPMLMTMITGVGVALLTLIVPLTVLLDLVNIGTLMAFMVVCAGVIYLRRTRPDLPRSFRSPFVPWFPLLGILFSGFLAVFGLTSLTWIRFIISLAIGLIIYFAYGFRKSNPEEIEPVIEPEGLEFT from the coding sequence ATGTCCTTGGCCTCCAAACTCTTCGCAACCACCAACATCGAGAAACTCCGCGCGATTGCCGACCAGCGGATTCTCCGCCGGGCGCTCACCGCCAAGGACCTCGTCGCCATCGGCCTCGGGACCATGATCGGCGGCGGTATCTTCACCACCATCGGGCCGGGGATCAAACTCGCCGGACCCGCCATCATCATCTCGTATCTGCTCGCGGGCATCGCGTCGTTTTTTGCGGCACTCTGTTATGCGGAACTGGGTGCGATGGTGCCGATCGCGGGATCGGCGTACACCTACGCCTATGCGACGCTCGGACAGCTCGTTGCCTGGATCATCGGGTTCAGTCTGCTCTTCGAGTACGGCGTCAGCGCCGCGCCGGTCGCCCAACAATTCTCGGGCGCGATCCAGAGCGCGCTCCAAGGCTTCGGCGTGGCGCTTCCAACCTGGGCGCAGACCTCGCATCTGGTGGTTCACGGACCGTGGTGGAATCCGATGGGCTGGGATCTTCTCCACTCGCAGTACGATATCGTCGGCGCCGTCTTCGTGATCTTACTCTCGCTGCTGCTCTCGATCGGCATCCGCGAAACGGCGACCACGAACAACGTCTTCGTCGTGTTGAAGATCGGCGCGCTCATCGTCTTCGTCGCCTTTGGGATCACGATCTTTCACCCGCAAAACCTGCACCCGTTCATCACGCAAGGGTGGGGCAAACTCACCCCATTTTCGGGCGGCAACGGAGTCGGCATCATTCCCGGCGCCGCACTCGTCTTTTTTAGCTACATCGGATTCGATACGGCCACGACGACGGCCGAGGAATGCAAGAATCCCAAACGCGACGTGCCGATGGGCGTGATCGGTGCGCTGCTCATCGGCACGGTCATCTACTGCGCCGTCGCCATCGTGCTCGTAGGCGACGTGCCGTGGAAGCAGGTCGATCAGAACGCCGCGCTCCAAGCGGCGATCGCCCCGCTGCACAACTGGTTTGCAAATTGGGCGATCACGCTGGGCGTCATCGCCGGCACCACGAGCGTCGCGCTCTCCTCGCTGCTCGGTCAGACGCGCATTTTTTACGTGATGGCGCGCGACCGCATGCTGCCGCCGTTCGTGGCGAAGATCCATCCGCGTTTCAAGACGCCGATGCTCATGACGATGATTACGGGGGTAGGCGTGGCACTACTAACGCTGATCGTTCCGCTTACGGTGCTGCTCGATCTGGTCAACATCGGCACGCTCATGGCCTTTATGGTCGTCTGCGCGGGGGTGATCTATCTGCGCCGCACGCGGCCGGACTTGCCGCGCTCGTTTCGGTCGCCGTTCGTTCCGTGGTTTCCGCTCTTGGGAATTCTCTTCTCCGGCTTTTTAGCGGTCTTCGGCTTGACGTCGCTCACCTGGATCCGCTTCATCATCTCACTGGCGATCGGTTTGATCATCTACTTCGCCTATGGGTTCCGAAAGTCGAATCCCGAGGAGATCGAACCGGTGATCGAACCGGAGGGCCTCGAGTTTACGTGA
- a CDS encoding copper amine oxidase N-terminal domain-containing protein, translating into MERGMTMAITAVIALAVSMTLAFSRPVEVRVDGQRLLSDVPPVSTVSDRVYVALRPLGDALGAVTHYDEKTGQIDVVRGDQTLKLRVGDTHATLNGMPMTLKHTPFRVRGRVMVNIKSLARAFGVRVRYDKRTARIDVQTPGVIEAGAQPGAP; encoded by the coding sequence ATGGAACGCGGGATGACGATGGCGATCACCGCGGTGATCGCGCTCGCGGTCTCGATGACGCTCGCGTTCTCGCGCCCCGTCGAGGTGCGCGTCGACGGTCAGCGCTTGCTCAGCGACGTTCCTCCCGTTTCGACGGTCTCGGACCGCGTGTACGTTGCGCTTCGGCCGCTTGGCGATGCCCTTGGCGCCGTAACGCACTACGACGAAAAGACCGGCCAAATCGACGTCGTGCGGGGCGACCAAACGCTCAAATTACGTGTCGGCGACACGCACGCGACGCTCAACGGCATGCCGATGACCCTCAAGCATACGCCCTTTCGCGTTCGCGGCCGCGTGATGGTCAACATCAAGTCGCTGGCTCGCGCGTTCGGCGTTCGCGTGCGCTACGACAAGCGAACGGCGCGCATCGACGTTCAAACGCCCGGCGTCATCGAAGCCGGCGCGCAGCCGGGCGCGCCCTAG
- the ispG gene encoding flavodoxin-dependent (E)-4-hydroxy-3-methylbut-2-enyl-diphosphate synthase, translating into MIRLRRASKPVFLQNKTGKPDAKSVWIGGDHPVVVQSMTTTDTADADKTLEQIYALAMEGCEVVRVTVKDAPDAAGLPAIVSRSPVPIVADIHFDHRMALAAIEAGVAKLRLNPGNIRDVNKTREVVEAAKARGIPIRIGVNMGSLAPDLEKTLGLSPEAMVESALRHVVQLEDLGHTDIVISLKAHDVITTVGAYRLMDRRLRERNTPYALHLGITEAGMLRDGTVKSSIGLGILLFEGIGDTIRVSLAADPVEEVPVCWGILKSLGLREKGFEITACPSCGRAEISVLELGRSVEAIAKEYTAPVKVAVMGCVVNGPGESKMADVGVAGGKGKGAIYRAGELVGTFPETELLGALRLEIEKVIREKYPSYAHELAPS; encoded by the coding sequence GTGATCCGCCTCCGTCGAGCGAGTAAACCGGTCTTTCTCCAAAATAAAACCGGAAAACCGGATGCCAAAAGCGTGTGGATCGGCGGCGATCATCCCGTCGTCGTGCAATCGATGACCACCACCGATACCGCCGATGCCGACAAGACGCTCGAGCAAATCTACGCGCTCGCAATGGAAGGCTGCGAAGTCGTTCGCGTCACCGTCAAAGACGCGCCCGACGCCGCCGGGCTGCCCGCAATCGTTAGCCGCTCGCCCGTTCCGATCGTCGCCGACATCCACTTCGATCATCGCATGGCGTTAGCGGCCATCGAGGCGGGCGTCGCCAAACTGCGCTTGAACCCGGGCAATATTCGCGACGTCAACAAGACGCGCGAAGTTGTCGAAGCCGCCAAAGCTCGCGGCATCCCCATCCGCATCGGCGTGAATATGGGTTCGCTCGCACCGGACTTGGAGAAGACGCTGGGCTTGAGCCCCGAAGCGATGGTCGAGTCGGCGCTGCGCCACGTGGTTCAGCTCGAAGATCTCGGCCACACCGACATCGTCATCTCGCTCAAAGCGCACGACGTCATCACCACGGTCGGCGCGTACCGCCTGATGGATCGGCGCCTGCGCGAACGCAACACGCCCTACGCCTTGCATCTGGGCATCACCGAGGCGGGAATGCTGCGCGACGGAACGGTCAAATCGTCGATCGGTCTGGGAATTTTGCTCTTCGAGGGCATCGGCGACACGATCCGCGTTTCGTTGGCCGCCGACCCGGTCGAAGAGGTTCCGGTCTGCTGGGGAATCCTCAAGTCGCTGGGTCTGCGCGAGAAGGGCTTCGAGATCACGGCCTGCCCGTCGTGCGGCCGGGCCGAGATCAGCGTGCTCGAATTGGGCCGCAGCGTCGAAGCGATTGCCAAGGAGTACACGGCACCGGTCAAAGTCGCCGTCATGGGCTGCGTGGTCAACGGTCCCGGTGAATCCAAGATGGCCGATGTCGGCGTTGCCGGAGGGAAGGGCAAGGGCGCGATCTATCGGGCCGGCGAGTTGGTCGGCACGTTCCCGGAGACCGAACTCCTGGGCGCCCTGCGGTTAGAGATCGAAAAGGTGATTCGTGAAAAGTATCCCAGCTACGCACACGAGTTAGCTCCAAGCTAA
- a CDS encoding M50 family metallopeptidase: MLLGLIDLVEIEKIVIFLIVLSVLIVLHEYGHFIVARLNGVRVNEFAMGMGPKIFGWTSKRSGTMYSLRALPIGGYCAMQGEDGKTAQSEQQREFRQSGTHESDNFQAKSPWQRLAIVVAGPVANFILCFLILLVAALAFGVQGNKEQAVVGPMIAGLPAQKAGLHVGDRIVTLDGKPVTGGDELVKVIHGSLGKPIAIGYQRNGVVKTVNVTPAVCPKPNPPGQGCIGFTPIGAYSRVGFTEAVRDSFIEFDNIATQTIGGLVMLVSHPQRYAGGVHSIVGIGQAATTIQDFGWGMYLGFAATISFALGLFNLLPIPALDGGRGAFIIAELFRGKPVDPEREAMVHIAGFAALLAFIAIVTFRDIANIVQGKGIF, translated from the coding sequence ATGCTCCTCGGACTCATCGATCTGGTCGAGATCGAAAAAATCGTGATCTTTCTGATCGTTCTCTCGGTCCTCATCGTGTTGCACGAGTACGGACACTTTATCGTCGCGCGCCTCAACGGCGTGCGCGTCAACGAGTTCGCGATGGGAATGGGCCCCAAAATCTTCGGCTGGACGAGCAAACGAAGCGGCACGATGTACTCGTTACGCGCGCTGCCGATCGGCGGCTATTGTGCGATGCAAGGCGAGGACGGCAAGACCGCGCAGTCCGAGCAGCAGCGCGAGTTCCGCCAGTCCGGTACGCACGAATCCGATAACTTTCAAGCCAAGAGCCCCTGGCAGCGTTTGGCCATCGTCGTGGCCGGGCCGGTCGCGAACTTCATCCTCTGCTTTCTGATTCTGCTCGTGGCGGCGCTCGCATTCGGCGTTCAGGGCAACAAAGAGCAAGCCGTCGTGGGTCCGATGATCGCCGGGTTGCCCGCGCAGAAAGCCGGCTTACACGTCGGCGATCGCATCGTGACGCTCGACGGGAAACCCGTGACCGGGGGCGACGAACTCGTTAAAGTCATTCACGGTTCGCTCGGCAAGCCGATCGCGATCGGCTACCAGCGCAACGGCGTCGTCAAGACCGTGAACGTTACGCCGGCTGTCTGTCCGAAACCCAATCCCCCCGGTCAAGGCTGCATCGGGTTCACGCCCATTGGCGCGTACAGCCGCGTCGGGTTTACCGAGGCGGTGCGCGACAGTTTTATCGAGTTCGATAACATCGCCACGCAGACGATCGGCGGGCTCGTGATGCTCGTGAGCCATCCGCAACGCTACGCGGGCGGCGTGCACAGCATCGTCGGCATCGGGCAGGCCGCAACGACCATTCAAGACTTCGGCTGGGGAATGTACCTGGGCTTCGCCGCGACGATTTCGTTTGCGCTCGGTCTCTTTAACCTCTTGCCGATTCCCGCGCTCGACGGCGGGCGCGGAGCTTTCATCATCGCCGAACTCTTTCGCGGCAAACCGGTGGATCCCGAGCGCGAAGCGATGGTTCACATCGCGGGCTTTGCGGCGTTGCTCGCGTTCATCGCGATCGTGACGTTTCGCGACATCGCCAACATCGTCCAAGGTAAGGGAATCTTTTAA
- the dxr gene encoding 1-deoxy-D-xylulose-5-phosphate reductoisomerase → MSRKRVAILGSTGSIGTQALDVAARHPERFEIVGLAAGKRVEALRAQAARFGVGVIASAEDGPAGLMRVAVESRAEIVLAATDGFVAFDAVFAAVERGIDIAVANKELIVAAGELLVESATRSGSRIVPVDSEHSAIFQLLVGEHPSAVRTIVLTASGGPFWRKTQREIERATLEQALAHPTWQMGVKNTIDSATMMNKGLEVIEASRLFGLDGDRIAVLVHPQSIAHGMVVFTDGSVKAQLSAPDMRLPIGYALAYPERLAPMLGEAGSADGVLEALGGRGGEGVLRYEFERPDFERFPCLRLAYEALAAGGTVPAVLSAANEIAVAAFVEGRIPFVAIPAVIGNVIQQTPRADVSLTAVRQADQAARECARAIVGELSQRIEV, encoded by the coding sequence GTGTCTCGCAAACGCGTCGCCATCCTCGGTTCTACCGGCTCGATCGGTACGCAGGCGCTCGACGTCGCGGCCCGACATCCCGAGCGTTTTGAGATCGTCGGACTCGCCGCCGGAAAGCGCGTCGAAGCATTGCGCGCCCAAGCCGCTCGATTCGGCGTGGGCGTTATCGCGAGTGCCGAAGACGGACCCGCGGGACTCATGCGCGTTGCCGTCGAGAGCCGGGCCGAGATCGTCCTCGCCGCAACCGACGGCTTCGTGGCGTTCGATGCGGTCTTTGCCGCGGTCGAACGCGGCATCGATATCGCCGTTGCGAACAAAGAGCTGATCGTGGCGGCAGGCGAGCTGTTGGTGGAGTCGGCAACCCGCAGCGGGTCGCGTATCGTGCCGGTCGATAGCGAACATTCGGCGATCTTCCAGCTGCTCGTCGGCGAGCACCCGTCTGCGGTTCGCACGATCGTGCTCACGGCCTCGGGCGGTCCGTTCTGGCGGAAGACGCAGCGCGAGATCGAGCGGGCGACTCTCGAGCAAGCGCTCGCGCACCCAACTTGGCAGATGGGCGTCAAGAATACGATCGACTCGGCCACCATGATGAACAAGGGCTTGGAAGTGATCGAAGCCAGCCGCCTCTTCGGCCTCGACGGCGACCGGATCGCGGTGCTCGTCCATCCTCAATCGATCGCCCACGGAATGGTCGTCTTCACCGACGGCAGCGTCAAAGCACAACTCAGCGCCCCGGATATGCGCCTGCCGATCGGCTACGCGCTTGCGTATCCGGAACGCCTGGCTCCCATGCTCGGAGAGGCCGGTTCTGCTGATGGGGTTTTGGAGGCTCTTGGGGGGCGGGGGGGCGAGGGGGTGCTTCGGTATGAATTCGAACGGCCGGATTTCGAGCGGTTTCCGTGTTTGCGGCTGGCCTACGAAGCGCTGGCGGCGGGCGGAACGGTGCCGGCCGTGCTCTCGGCAGCAAACGAAATCGCGGTGGCGGCGTTTGTAGAGGGTAGGATACCATTCGTGGCCATCCCGGCCGTTATCGGAAACGTTATACAGCAGACCCCCCGCGCCGACGTATCATTAACAGCGGTTCGGCAGGCCGACCAGGCGGCGCGCGAGTGCGCCCGTGCGATCGTCGGCGAACTGAGCCAACGGATAGAGGTATAG
- a CDS encoding phosphatidate cytidylyltransferase yields MTAAPSAQARPITLRRIVMGVLLAVIGLAAVVYPWAFYLLILAIGVASLYELSNLCDIKGQPLEYPVAVIGVIAYIALSVFGLIHKWEGALLAAIVIATFWLGIYGEEKGYFARTAYTLLAVLYIGKLLTYFVFIRQVPVTGLSWTVFVIVLIAMTDIMAMVVGSMIGRTKLTPTSPRKTLEGSLGALFIVTLLGAALGASPFLHMHWWQGAVLGALTSLAAQAGDLVESALKRDAGVKDTGTAIAGHGGVLDRFDSYLFGGMAFFGTLHLLGFLQVQ; encoded by the coding sequence ATGACCGCGGCGCCCAGCGCGCAGGCGCGTCCGATAACCCTTCGTAGGATCGTCATGGGCGTGCTGCTCGCCGTCATCGGCCTCGCTGCGGTCGTCTATCCGTGGGCGTTCTATCTGCTCATCCTCGCCATCGGCGTCGCGAGCCTGTACGAGCTCTCGAACCTCTGCGATATCAAGGGACAACCGCTGGAATATCCGGTCGCGGTGATCGGCGTTATCGCCTATATCGCGCTCTCGGTCTTTGGCCTCATCCACAAATGGGAAGGCGCGCTGCTGGCGGCGATCGTCATCGCGACGTTTTGGCTCGGCATCTACGGCGAAGAGAAGGGCTACTTCGCGCGCACCGCCTACACGCTGCTCGCCGTGCTCTACATCGGCAAGCTGCTCACCTATTTCGTCTTCATCCGTCAAGTGCCGGTAACGGGTCTTTCGTGGACGGTCTTCGTGATCGTGCTCATCGCCATGACCGACATCATGGCGATGGTCGTTGGTTCCATGATCGGCCGCACGAAGTTGACCCCGACGTCGCCGCGCAAGACGCTCGAAGGATCGCTCGGCGCACTCTTCATCGTGACGCTCTTGGGCGCCGCTCTCGGCGCCTCTCCATTCTTGCACATGCACTGGTGGCAGGGTGCGGTCCTCGGCGCGCTGACGTCGCTTGCGGCGCAGGCCGGCGATTTGGTCGAGTCGGCGCTCAAGCGCGACGCCGGCGTCAAAGATACGGGAACGGCGATTGCGGGGCACGGTGGCGTGTTGGACCGGTTCGATTCGTATTTGTTCGGCGGTATGGCGTTCTTCGGGACGCTGCATCTGCTCGGCTTCTTACAAGTACAGTAG
- a CDS encoding isoprenyl transferase: MSVAKPVAGPPALDRERLPKHVAIIMDGNRRWAKARGLPAAEGHRRGIVALRHVTRAASDLGIPIVTVYGFSTENWRRDSTEISLLLDLCVFFARNELAELQHNNVRVNVIGDYAALPRASREALDGLMERTASNTGLLLNLAINYSARDELRRAIEAIARDVAAGRLDPGSIDDERIASYLYTAELPDPDILIRPGGEHRLSNFLLYQVAYTELIMSDVFWPDFGKDEFVRALIEYQKRQRRFGGA; this comes from the coding sequence GTGAGCGTCGCGAAACCAGTCGCCGGCCCGCCGGCGCTCGATCGCGAGCGGCTGCCCAAGCACGTGGCGATCATCATGGACGGCAATCGACGTTGGGCCAAAGCGCGCGGCCTGCCGGCGGCCGAAGGCCACCGTCGCGGCATCGTCGCGCTGCGTCACGTGACGCGGGCGGCGAGCGACCTCGGCATACCGATCGTGACGGTTTACGGTTTCTCGACCGAAAACTGGCGGCGCGATTCAACCGAGATTTCGCTCTTGCTCGATCTCTGCGTGTTCTTCGCACGCAACGAGCTTGCCGAACTGCAGCACAATAACGTTCGCGTCAACGTGATCGGCGATTACGCCGCGCTGCCGCGAGCCTCGCGCGAGGCGCTCGATGGGTTGATGGAGCGCACGGCTTCCAACACGGGGCTGCTGCTCAATCTCGCGATCAACTACAGCGCGCGCGACGAGCTGCGCCGAGCGATCGAGGCGATCGCCCGGGACGTGGCCGCCGGCCGGCTCGATCCGGGGTCGATCGACGACGAACGGATCGCGTCCTATCTCTATACGGCCGAACTGCCCGATCCCGATATTTTGATTCGACCAGGCGGCGAGCATCGGCTCTCGAACTTTCTGCTCTACCAGGTCGCCTACACGGAGCTCATCATGAGCGACGTCTTCTGGCCGGACTTTGGTAAGGATGAGTTCGTACGAGCGCTGATCGAGTATCAAAAACGGCAGCGACGTTTCGGGGGAGCATGA
- the frr gene encoding ribosome recycling factor has translation MSDTFFKDTETKMTKAIEATRSEFASIRTGRATPALLDRLHVEAYGSAVPLKQVATISAPDARSLLIQAFDRSTVGDIRKAIEKSDLGLNPNVDGSTIRLSVPSLNEERRRELAKLIKKKGEDGKIAVRNVRHKAHDDLKVQLKDHSITEDDNKRMQDQLQKLTDRYVKEIDSLVASKEKEIMEV, from the coding sequence ATGTCGGATACGTTTTTTAAAGACACCGAGACCAAGATGACCAAGGCGATTGAAGCGACTCGCTCGGAATTCGCGTCGATCCGCACGGGGCGCGCGACGCCCGCGCTGCTCGATCGCTTGCACGTTGAGGCGTACGGCTCGGCCGTCCCGCTCAAACAAGTCGCCACCATCAGCGCGCCCGACGCGCGTTCGCTGCTGATTCAAGCCTTCGACCGCAGCACGGTCGGCGACATTCGCAAGGCGATCGAGAAGAGCGATCTCGGGCTCAATCCGAACGTCGACGGCAGCACGATTCGCTTGAGCGTGCCGTCCCTCAATGAAGAGCGTCGCCGCGAGCTCGCCAAGCTCATCAAGAAGAAGGGCGAAGACGGCAAGATTGCGGTTCGGAACGTTCGCCACAAGGCGCACGACGATCTCAAAGTGCAGCTCAAAGATCATTCGATTACCGAAGACGATAACAAGCGCATGCAGGACCAGCTGCAAAAATTGACCGATCGCTACGTTAAAGAGATCGATTCGCTGGTCGCATCCAAAGAAAAAGAGATCATGGAGGTCTAG
- the pyrH gene encoding UMP kinase, translated as MQATQPKYARVLLKISGEAFSGTETGVDVNTTRAMAHQIAEVSRAGVSVAVVVGGGNIWRGKVHEEAGMDRATADYMGMLATVINALALQDALERMGVPSRVQTAIAMHQIAEPYIRRRAIRHLEKGRVVIFAAGTGNPYFTTDTTAALRAVEVNAQAILKATKVDGIYSADPKKDPTATRFDRLDYLEVLQRGLEVMDNTALTLCMDNNLPIVVFDMAEPGNIRRVIWGENIGTFVGKDASRVPQTL; from the coding sequence TTGCAAGCCACGCAGCCGAAATACGCCCGCGTTCTTCTGAAGATCTCCGGCGAAGCGTTCTCCGGGACGGAGACCGGCGTCGACGTGAACACGACGCGCGCGATGGCTCACCAGATCGCGGAAGTCAGCCGCGCGGGCGTCTCGGTGGCCGTCGTGGTCGGCGGCGGGAACATCTGGCGCGGCAAGGTCCACGAGGAAGCCGGCATGGACCGCGCGACCGCGGATTATATGGGCATGCTCGCGACGGTCATCAACGCGCTCGCCTTGCAGGACGCGCTCGAGCGTATGGGCGTGCCGTCGCGCGTGCAAACCGCCATCGCGATGCATCAGATTGCCGAGCCGTACATTCGGCGGCGAGCGATCCGTCATCTCGAAAAAGGCCGCGTCGTGATCTTCGCGGCGGGTACCGGCAATCCGTACTTCACCACCGACACGACCGCCGCGCTGCGCGCGGTCGAAGTCAACGCGCAAGCGATTCTCAAGGCGACGAAAGTGGACGGCATTTATTCGGCCGATCCGAAGAAAGACCCGACGGCGACGCGCTTCGACCGGCTCGACTATCTCGAGGTGCTACAGCGCGGTTTGGAAGTGATGGATAACACCGCACTCACGCTGTGCATGGACAACAATCTCCCGATCGTCGTCTTCGATATGGCCGAGCCCGGCAATATTCGCCGCGTGATTTGGGGCGAGAACATCGGAACGTTCGTGGGTAAAGACGCGAGCAGAGTTCCGCAAACGCTGTAA
- the tsf gene encoding translation elongation factor Ts, with translation MSTVAYSPKAEEVKKLRDATSAPMMDCRKALLDTEGDFEKAKTVLQERGATQAQKKAERSANEGMVASYIHAGGKIGVLVEINSETDFVARNPKFGELSRDIAMHIAAMSPKYIDREGVPAETVAHARAEFAQNVPPGKPPEVATKIVEGKLNKWYEEHCLLDQPFVKDDSMSIGDLINGVVGVLGEKIVVRRFTKYALGDQ, from the coding sequence GTGTCGACCGTGGCATATTCACCCAAAGCCGAAGAAGTAAAAAAACTGCGCGACGCGACCAGCGCGCCGATGATGGACTGCCGCAAGGCGCTGCTCGATACCGAGGGCGACTTCGAGAAGGCCAAGACCGTGCTGCAAGAGCGCGGCGCCACGCAGGCCCAGAAGAAGGCCGAGCGTTCGGCAAACGAAGGGATGGTCGCATCGTACATTCACGCCGGCGGCAAGATCGGCGTGTTGGTCGAGATCAACAGCGAAACCGATTTCGTCGCGCGCAACCCGAAGTTCGGCGAGCTCAGCCGCGACATCGCAATGCACATCGCGGCGATGTCGCCCAAGTACATCGACCGCGAGGGCGTTCCCGCCGAGACCGTGGCGCACGCGCGCGCAGAATTCGCGCAAAACGTTCCGCCCGGCAAGCCGCCCGAAGTCGCGACCAAGATCGTCGAAGGCAAGCTCAATAAGTGGTACGAGGAGCACTGTCTGCTCGATCAGCCGTTCGTCAAGGACGACAGCATGAGCATCGGCGATTTGATCAACGGCGTCGTCGGCGTGCTCGGCGAAAAGATCGTCGTTCGCCGTTTCACCAAGTACGCTCTGGGAGACCAATAA